The following proteins come from a genomic window of Daphnia carinata strain CSIRO-1 chromosome 6, CSIRO_AGI_Dcar_HiC_V3, whole genome shotgun sequence:
- the LOC130689974 gene encoding proteasome subunit alpha type-5-like, with protein MFLTRSEYDRGVNTFSPEGRLFQVEYAIEAIKLGSTAIGIQTSEGVVLAVEKRITSPLMEPTTIEKIVEIDKHIGCAVSGLMADSRTMVDRARVEAQNHWFTYDEKMSVESVAQAVSNLAIQFGDSDDDGNAMSRPFGVAILFAGVDEKGPQLFHMDPSGTYVQYDAKAIGSGSEGAQQSLQEAYNKSLTLKSAMKSALTILKQVMEEKLSSTNVEVAAVTPTQPFHMYSKEQVEDIIKEIA; from the exons ATGTTCCTTACAAGATCCGAATACGACCGCGGTGTCAATACTTTTTCACCTGAAGGACGGCTTTTTCAG GTTGAATATGCTATTGAAGCCATCAAGTTAGGATCTACTGCCATTGGCATTCAGACTTCAGAAGGTGTTGTGCTTGCAGTTGAAAAGCGCATTACCTCACCACTCATGGAACCaacaacaattgaaaaaattgttgaaattGATAAACATATAG GCTGTGCTGTGAGTGGCCTTATGGCAGATTCTCGAACCATGGTAGATCGTGCCCGTGTTGAAGCTCAAAATCATTGGTTCACTTATGATGAAAAAATGAGTGTTGAATCTGTTGCCCAGGCAGTCTCCAATCTAGCAATACAGTTTGGAGATTCCGATGATGATGGAAATGCCATGTCAAG GCCATTTGGTGTTGCCATTCTTTTTGCTGGTGTTGATGAGAAAGGTCCTCAGCTCTTCCACATGGATCCTTCAGGAACATATGTCCAATATGATGCTAAAGCTATTGGATCAGGAAGTGAGGGTGCTCAGCAGTCACTTCAGGAAGCTTACAACAAA TCTTTAACTCTTAAGTCAGCAATGAAATCTGCCTTGACTATTTTGAAACAAGTAATGGAAGAGAAGCTAAGCTCAACCAATGTTGAAGTTGCAGCTGTTACTCCAACCCAGCCTTTCCATATGTACTCAAAAGAGCAAGTTGAAGATATCATAAAGGAAATTGCTTAA
- the LOC130689957 gene encoding chitinase domain-containing protein 1-like, protein MVSIVFFTVGRKMELHRQLLALVLLISVTLHSADSTFSKNDKKKAKSKPSVIIKEHPQEETVFERELVNVKTAAVEILSDYKAYSTKTSERRIKKTVLGYVTPWNGHGYDVAKIFANKFDLISPVWLQVTPTPGGKGYVITGLHDVDKNWMSSVKNRSSQSKVKMVPRLLFDRWSGQDYARLFKEKSRIWELNRVISEAIKENGFDGIVMEAWSQLGGQHSDEMIKIIGHLSNHLKESKFIFVLVVPPPVYHGNAPGMFRREDFSRLVDSVDYFSLMTYDYSSSQRPGPNSPIQWVKNCVEMLDPESKHRNQILLGLNFYGNDYSINGGGPIVGSQYVDILKNHTSAKFQWDDKSEEHFFEYKNQGRHTVFYPSLYSIDQRIRLAAKVGTGISIWELGQGLDYFYDLL, encoded by the exons ATGGTTTCCATTGTCTTTTTCACAGTTGGTAGAAAAATGGAGCTTCATCGGCAGCTGCTGGCGTTGGttcttttgatttctgttACCCTTCATTCTGCGGACTCGACTTTCtcaaaaaacgataaaaaaaaagcgaaaagtAAACCGTCTGTTATAATAAAG GAGCATCCACAAGAGGAAACGGTTTTCGAACGAGAGCTGGTCAATGTAAAAACAGCAGCTGTGGAGATACTGTCAGATTACAAAGCGTACAGTACCAAGACTAGCGAGAGAAGGATTAAAAAAACTGTCCTTGGATACGTCACACCT TGGAATGGTCATGGATATGATGTAGCCAAAATATTTGCtaataaatttgatttaatttcTCCAGTTTGGCTGCAAGTTACGCCAACACCTGGTGGGAAAGGTTATGTGATAACAG GTTTGCACGATGTTGACAAAAATTGGATGAGCAGTGTAAAAAATAGAAGCTCTCAATCTAAAGTtaaaa TGGTTCCCCGCCTATTGTTTGACAGATGGTCAGGTCAGGATTATGCACGCCTGTTTAAGGAAAAGAGTAGAATATGGGAGCTCAATCGGGTTATTTCCGAAGCCATTAAA GAAAATGGATTTGATGGAATAGTAATGGAAGCTTGGAGTCAACTAGGAGGACAACATTCTGATGAAATGATTAAAATCATTGGTCACCTGAGCAACCACCTCAAGGAatctaaattcattttcgttcTTGTTGTCCCACCTCCAGTATATCATGG TAATGCACCGGGTATGTTCCGTCGCGAAGATTTCTCCCGACTTGTGGACTCAGTCGACTATTTTTCGCTAATGACGTATGATTATTCTAGTTCTCAGCGCCCTG gaccAAACAGCCCAATACAGTGGGTGAAAAACTGCGTGGAAATGCTGGACCCGGAATCCAAACATCGCAACCAAATATTGCTTGGATTAAATTTTTATGGCAACGATTACAGTATAAATGGCGGTGGGCCAATTGTCGGATCGCAGTACGTTGATATCTTGAAAAATCATACTTCAGCAAAATTTCAGTGGGATGATAAATCAGAGGAGCACTTCTTTGAGTACAA AAATCAAGGGCGCCATACGGTATTTTATCCGTCTTTGTACTCTATTGACCAGCGCATCCGCCTTGCAGCTAAAGTAGGTACCGGTATTTCCATCTGGGAGTTGGGACAAGGTTTGGACTACTTCTACGATTTACTGTAA